One genomic segment of Kineosporia sp. NBRC 101731 includes these proteins:
- a CDS encoding GGDEF domain-containing phosphodiesterase has product MRTNADSPIRVTITSLFTIALVAAEFALLVGVYRRTEPVQRQELLQARMEQQVTDTIAFSQDGVALLPRTFRALDGLARAGVSREDLAGTRKAAEALAASPTDPQRLVTLAEQARALGRTLTDRHQALDRQAQIIYGSLLIIVSIGWFAWFRRLVQRHRALQQAVTEKEAVTAAEQRLLALVQNGTDVVTVFDLDTRTSYVSPSATAVLGVPAEQLIGTRLAALLQPEDVNRLVHLLATLRAGEDSAVKLWIRHADGRLLVIEGMLANLLHEEVVGGFVLTFRDVTERQALEERLTHQAFHDSLTGLANRQLFADRLSHALVRRPSQQQPRHPLVVLFIDLDDFKHINDRLGHGTGDKVLEVIGRRIRGATRAGDTAARLGGDEFAVLLEYTTLAEAEPLAQHLVDLIAEPIVIDGSSLLVTASVGLAEAVPGEISSEETLRNADVAMYSAKDRGKSTVAAYDSHLHAEALDRLELRADLQRAIFGNELVLHYQPTVELETGKIVGFEALVRWQHPVRGLLSPAAFVPMAEETGLVVQLNTWVLFQACRFAAALQGDWRRPGMAVNISAQQLVRSDFVGQVNRALAESGLPADRLTLEITESVVLHDLEDVIPRLSQLRSRGVRVAVDDFGTGYSSLAYLTELPIDVLKVDKSFIDRVASDAQGASVTEAIIAMSHTMNLSTVAEGVEVAEQAAWLRQVRCPIGQGYYWSRPVDEDGVHDLLARPTNELGGSADLVSYRTVVPF; this is encoded by the coding sequence ATGCGGACGAACGCCGATTCACCGATCCGCGTCACGATCACGTCCCTCTTCACGATCGCCCTGGTGGCGGCCGAGTTCGCCCTCCTGGTCGGCGTCTACCGGCGCACCGAACCGGTGCAGCGGCAGGAGCTCCTGCAGGCCCGGATGGAACAGCAGGTCACCGACACCATCGCCTTCTCGCAGGACGGCGTCGCACTGCTGCCTCGCACCTTCCGCGCCCTGGACGGCCTGGCCCGGGCGGGAGTGAGCCGGGAAGACCTGGCCGGCACCCGCAAGGCGGCCGAGGCCCTGGCTGCCTCGCCGACCGACCCCCAACGTCTGGTCACGCTCGCCGAACAGGCCCGGGCCCTCGGGCGGACCCTGACCGACCGGCACCAGGCCCTGGACCGGCAGGCCCAGATCATCTACGGGTCGCTACTGATCATCGTCTCGATCGGCTGGTTCGCCTGGTTCCGCCGGCTGGTGCAAAGACACCGGGCCCTGCAACAGGCGGTCACCGAGAAGGAGGCCGTCACCGCCGCCGAGCAACGGCTCCTGGCCCTGGTGCAGAACGGCACCGATGTGGTGACGGTGTTCGACCTGGACACCCGCACCAGCTACGTCAGTCCCTCGGCCACGGCAGTCCTCGGCGTGCCGGCGGAACAACTGATCGGCACCCGCCTGGCCGCCCTTCTGCAACCGGAGGACGTCAACCGTCTCGTGCACCTCCTGGCCACCCTGCGGGCGGGCGAGGACTCGGCGGTGAAACTCTGGATCCGCCATGCCGACGGCCGGCTGCTGGTGATCGAGGGCATGCTGGCGAACCTGCTGCACGAGGAGGTCGTGGGCGGGTTCGTGCTGACCTTCCGCGACGTCACCGAGCGGCAGGCACTGGAGGAACGCCTCACCCACCAGGCCTTTCACGACTCCCTGACCGGCCTGGCGAACCGGCAGCTGTTCGCCGACCGGCTCTCCCACGCGCTGGTGCGGCGTCCGTCCCAGCAACAACCCCGGCACCCCCTGGTGGTGCTCTTCATCGACCTGGACGACTTCAAGCACATCAACGACCGGCTCGGGCACGGCACCGGCGACAAGGTGCTCGAGGTGATCGGCCGGCGCATCCGCGGGGCGACCCGGGCGGGCGACACCGCGGCCCGCCTGGGCGGTGACGAGTTCGCGGTGCTCCTGGAGTACACCACCCTGGCCGAGGCCGAACCACTGGCCCAGCACCTGGTCGACCTGATCGCCGAGCCGATCGTCATCGACGGCTCCAGCCTGCTGGTGACCGCGAGCGTGGGCCTGGCCGAGGCCGTCCCCGGTGAGATCAGCAGCGAGGAGACCCTGCGCAACGCCGACGTGGCGATGTACTCGGCCAAGGACCGCGGCAAGAGCACCGTCGCGGCCTACGACTCGCACCTGCACGCCGAGGCCCTCGACCGGCTGGAACTACGCGCCGACCTGCAACGGGCGATCTTCGGCAACGAGCTGGTGCTGCACTACCAGCCCACCGTCGAGCTGGAGACCGGCAAGATCGTCGGCTTCGAGGCCCTGGTGCGCTGGCAGCACCCGGTGCGCGGCCTGCTCTCCCCCGCCGCGTTCGTGCCGATGGCCGAGGAGACCGGCCTGGTGGTGCAGCTGAACACCTGGGTCCTCTTCCAGGCCTGCCGGTTCGCAGCCGCCCTGCAGGGCGACTGGCGTCGTCCGGGCATGGCGGTGAACATCTCCGCCCAGCAACTGGTGCGGTCCGACTTCGTCGGGCAGGTCAACCGGGCCCTGGCCGAGTCCGGCCTGCCCGCCGACCGGCTCACCCTGGAGATCACCGAAAGTGTGGTGCTGCACGATCTTGAGGACGTCATCCCGCGGCTCTCGCAGTTGCGCTCACGAGGAGTGCGGGTCGCGGTCGACGACTTCGGAACCGGCTACAGCTCGCTGGCCTACCTGACCGAGCTGCCCATCGACGTGCTCAAGGTGGACAAGTCGTTCATCGACCGGGTGGCCTCGGACGCCCAGGGCGCCAGCGTCACCGAGGCGATCATCGCGATGAGCCACACCATGAACCTCTCCACCGTGGCCGAGGGGGTGGAGGTGGCCGAGCAGGCGGCCTGGCTGCGCCAGGTGCGCTGCCCGATCGGCCAGGGTTACTACTGGTCACGACCGGTGGACGAGGACGGCGTGCACGACCTGCTCGCCCGTCCGACGAACGAGCTGGGCGGCAGCGCCGACCTCGTCAGCTACCGGACCGTGGTGCCCTTCTAA
- a CDS encoding RNA-binding S4 domain-containing protein, translating to MPDVEINDEYIPLGTFLKLAGAIGSGGDAKLMIAAGDVDVNGEPEIRRGRKLRPGDVVTTAGGTWTVVPG from the coding sequence GTGCCAGATGTCGAGATCAATGACGAGTACATCCCCCTGGGGACCTTCCTCAAGCTTGCCGGGGCCATCGGCAGCGGCGGTGACGCCAAGCTCATGATCGCCGCGGGTGACGTGGACGTGAACGGCGAGCCCGAGATCCGGCGCGGACGCAAGCTGCGCCCGGGCGACGTGGTCACCACGGCGGGCGGCACCTGGACCGTGGTGCCGGGCTGA
- the def gene encoding peptide deformylase, with translation MAKTPRTPVPAPIRQLGDPVLRTKADPVTVFDASLAQTVELMFASMYEARGVGLAANQIGLSHSLFVMDCDGVVAVVANPRLTELSEETVTAPEGCLSVAGHSFPTARAVRATVVGQDETGAPIEITGEDEVARCLQHETDHLNGKVYLDRLSGEVRKRARAEVETVH, from the coding sequence GTGGCCAAGACCCCGCGTACTCCTGTGCCCGCCCCGATCCGGCAGCTCGGTGACCCGGTGCTGCGCACCAAGGCCGACCCGGTCACGGTGTTCGACGCGTCGCTGGCCCAGACGGTCGAGCTGATGTTCGCGAGCATGTACGAGGCTCGTGGGGTAGGGCTGGCGGCCAATCAGATCGGGCTCTCACACTCGCTTTTCGTCATGGACTGCGATGGGGTGGTGGCCGTCGTGGCCAATCCGCGCCTCACCGAGCTCTCCGAGGAGACCGTGACGGCCCCGGAGGGCTGTCTCTCCGTCGCCGGGCACAGTTTCCCGACCGCCCGCGCGGTGCGCGCCACCGTCGTGGGGCAGGACGAGACGGGTGCGCCGATCGAGATCACCGGTGAGGACGAGGTCGCGCGCTGCCTGCAGCACGAGACCGACCACCTGAACGGCAAGGTCTACCTCGACCGGCTGTCGGGTGAGGTGCGTAAGCGGGCTCGCGCCGAGGTCGAGACGGTGCATTGA
- a CDS encoding helix-turn-helix transcriptional regulator, whose protein sequence is MDRDALADFLRRRREALQPADVGLPAGTRRRAHGLRREEVAALAQMSTDYYARLEQRRGPQPSEQMIASIARALRLTLDERDHLFRITGHNAPTRVMRSDHVAPGLMRVYDRLDDTPAMIVSDLGETLVQNRLATALIGDQVAHTGSARSAVYRWFTDPAERRHYPERDHEYQSRIQVAALRAVAGLSRDRRAADLVSALSAVSEEFVEIWVRHEVGVRETDHKTIVHPELGDIEVDCQKLFTDNRAQMLLVFTAQPGSEGYEKLQLLGVLGNQQFVS, encoded by the coding sequence GTGGATCGTGATGCTCTGGCCGACTTCCTGCGCCGGCGCCGGGAGGCCCTGCAACCGGCGGACGTCGGTCTGCCCGCCGGGACCCGTCGCCGGGCGCACGGGTTACGGCGCGAGGAGGTGGCCGCGCTCGCGCAGATGTCGACCGACTACTACGCCCGGCTCGAGCAGCGCCGTGGACCGCAGCCCTCGGAACAGATGATCGCGTCGATCGCCCGGGCGCTGCGCCTGACCCTGGACGAGCGTGATCACCTGTTCCGGATCACCGGGCACAACGCGCCCACCCGGGTGATGCGCTCCGACCACGTGGCACCGGGGCTGATGCGCGTGTACGACCGGCTGGACGACACCCCGGCCATGATCGTGTCCGACCTGGGCGAGACCCTGGTGCAGAACCGGCTGGCCACCGCGTTGATCGGTGACCAGGTGGCGCACACCGGAAGCGCTCGCTCCGCCGTGTACCGGTGGTTCACCGATCCCGCCGAGCGCCGGCACTATCCGGAACGGGATCACGAGTACCAGAGCCGGATTCAGGTCGCGGCGCTGCGGGCGGTCGCCGGGCTCTCGCGCGACCGGCGGGCCGCCGACCTGGTGAGCGCGCTGTCGGCCGTCAGCGAGGAGTTCGTGGAGATCTGGGTACGGCACGAGGTCGGGGTGCGGGAGACCGACCACAAGACGATCGTGCATCCGGAACTCGGCGACATCGAGGTGGACTGCCAGAAACTCTTCACTGACAACCGGGCCCAGATGTTGCTGGTGTTCACTGCCCAACCGGGTTCGGAGGGTTACGAAAAGTTACAGTTGCTGGGCGTGCTGGGAAATCAGCAGTTCGTTTCTTGA
- a CDS encoding DUF397 domain-containing protein produces the protein MTENLTPEWFKSRRSGNGNACVEVATNLLPSTGQILLRDSKNPDVAPFAFTRAEWEAFVGGARDGEFDI, from the coding sequence TTGACGGAGAACCTCACTCCCGAATGGTTCAAGAGCCGCCGCAGCGGTAACGGCAACGCGTGCGTCGAGGTGGCTACGAACCTGCTGCCCAGCACGGGGCAGATTCTCCTGCGCGACAGCAAGAACCCCGATGTCGCCCCGTTCGCCTTCACCCGGGCCGAATGGGAAGCGTTCGTCGGCGGAGCGAGAGACGGCGAGTTCGATATCTAG
- a CDS encoding helix-turn-helix transcriptional regulator, producing the protein MNQMERSSAMPEPAGAIGIALLRRHIGRQFERLRIQAGLTQDQAAERVELSKSTLIRMENGTDGVKFRDVQVRHMLEQYRAPEPDREVLMALTAETRLGPRKSWWHDYTETSLPPWFAMYVSLEDSAATIQYYEQELVPGLLQTKSYAERVMQVPAGFVGEAEAARRVQARLARQSLLTRPMAPRLEVAMGEAVLHRLLGMGSGIAGEQLRHLLDVTQRLNVELRVVPWSAGMHGGVASGGFILLHFPRDPISGEPLEPPMAYSDLLTGAMYLTKSAEVESYQLVWSDVMKSSLDPGASRMLIATFLEGLEIDGEPHSRMVQEPPQR; encoded by the coding sequence ATGAATCAGATGGAAAGGTCGAGCGCCATGCCTGAACCTGCCGGGGCCATCGGAATCGCCTTGCTTCGCCGCCATATCGGTCGCCAGTTCGAACGACTCCGCATACAGGCCGGTCTCACACAAGACCAAGCTGCGGAACGGGTAGAACTGAGTAAATCCACACTCATCCGAATGGAGAACGGTACGGACGGCGTGAAGTTCCGCGACGTGCAGGTCCGGCACATGCTGGAGCAGTACCGGGCCCCGGAACCCGACCGCGAGGTACTCATGGCCCTCACGGCCGAGACCCGGCTCGGCCCGCGTAAATCCTGGTGGCACGACTACACCGAGACCTCGCTACCTCCGTGGTTCGCCATGTACGTCTCGCTGGAAGACTCGGCGGCGACGATCCAGTACTACGAGCAGGAGCTGGTTCCTGGCCTGTTGCAGACCAAGTCGTACGCCGAGCGGGTCATGCAGGTCCCGGCCGGGTTCGTCGGCGAGGCCGAGGCGGCGCGCCGCGTACAGGCCCGTCTGGCCCGGCAGTCGCTCCTCACCCGCCCGATGGCCCCACGTCTGGAGGTGGCGATGGGAGAGGCCGTGCTGCACCGGCTGCTGGGGATGGGCTCCGGCATCGCGGGCGAACAGCTCCGGCATCTGCTCGACGTCACCCAGCGCCTGAACGTGGAACTACGCGTCGTTCCCTGGTCTGCCGGAATGCACGGAGGCGTTGCCAGTGGGGGTTTCATTCTGTTGCATTTCCCTCGCGACCCGATCTCGGGTGAGCCGCTGGAACCACCAATGGCGTACTCTGACCTGCTGACTGGCGCTATGTATCTGACCAAATCCGCAGAGGTAGAAAGTTACCAACTGGTCTGGTCAGATGTCATGAAAAGTTCGCTGGATCCAGGCGCGAGTCGAATGCTCATCGCAACCTTCCTGGAAGGACTCGAAATTGACGGAGAACCTCACTCCCGAATGGTTCAAGAGCCGCCGCAGCGGTAA
- a CDS encoding RecQ family ATP-dependent DNA helicase codes for MTTTPTATRNPEVRARAEESLRNLVGSPQARLHDDQWVAIEALVVDRRRALVVQRTGWGKSAVYFVATALLRAAGSGPTIIISPLLALMRNQIAAAERAGIRAVTVNSSNLDEWAQVYRSIDAGEVDVLLVSPERLNNPDFREKALPRLTAATGLVVIDEAHCVSDWGHDFRPDYRRIRTLLAELPAGVPVLATTATANERVTADVAEQLSVTGTSTLDDVLVLRGTLDRDSLHLAVVELPSPAQRLAWLAENLKTLPGSGIIYCLTVAATEQVAEHLRAAGYEVAAYSGQTEEAQRRTAETDLLGNRVKALVATSALGMGFDKPDLGFVIHLGAPPSPIAYYQQVGRAGRGLSQATVVLLPGREDRDIWNYFAGLAFPAEHQVRVTLDALAGRDGAMSTQLLETQVDLSRSRLEMMLKVLDVDGAVQRVRGGWVSTGQPWQYDEDRYERVRATRRAEEQSMLDYVSTRGCRMQFLRRTLDDDTAGTCGRCDRCGGVQLDVQVQGSDVETAGEVLSRPGVTVDARRQWPNGMAELGVPLKGRIAPAEQAEPGRAVAGVTDLGWGAQLRELFDPGTPDGEVPVPLRHAIVAVLDSWELPQAPECIVVIESLSRPKLVRHLAEGLSKYLRLPMAASLVPDPASTPGEGAANSAQRVKAVADRYQLNLENDGIDGRSVLLIDDRTVTGWTLTVAARQLRRAGATAVFPVVLATN; via the coding sequence GTGACGACGACACCTACGGCCACCCGCAACCCCGAGGTCCGCGCCCGTGCGGAGGAGTCGCTGCGCAATCTGGTCGGTTCGCCGCAGGCGCGACTGCACGACGACCAGTGGGTGGCGATCGAGGCGCTGGTGGTCGACCGGCGTCGTGCCCTCGTGGTGCAGCGGACCGGCTGGGGCAAGTCGGCGGTGTACTTCGTGGCCACCGCTCTGCTGCGGGCCGCCGGGTCCGGGCCGACCATCATCATCTCGCCGCTGTTGGCGCTCATGCGCAACCAGATCGCGGCCGCGGAGCGGGCCGGCATCCGGGCTGTCACGGTCAATTCCTCCAACCTGGACGAGTGGGCGCAGGTGTACCGGTCGATCGACGCCGGCGAGGTGGACGTTCTGCTCGTCTCCCCGGAGCGGCTCAACAACCCCGACTTCCGGGAGAAGGCGCTCCCCCGGCTGACGGCGGCCACCGGCCTCGTCGTGATCGACGAGGCGCACTGCGTCTCCGACTGGGGTCACGACTTCCGGCCGGACTACCGGCGCATCCGCACGCTGCTCGCCGAGCTCCCGGCCGGGGTTCCGGTCCTGGCCACGACGGCGACGGCGAACGAGCGGGTCACGGCCGACGTCGCGGAGCAGTTGTCGGTCACGGGCACGTCGACCCTGGACGACGTCCTGGTGCTGCGGGGCACTCTCGACCGCGACTCCCTGCACCTGGCCGTGGTCGAACTGCCGTCACCGGCGCAACGCCTGGCCTGGCTCGCGGAGAATCTGAAGACCCTGCCCGGGTCGGGCATCATCTACTGCCTCACGGTCGCCGCCACCGAACAGGTCGCCGAGCACCTGCGGGCAGCCGGTTACGAGGTCGCGGCCTACTCCGGGCAGACGGAAGAGGCGCAGCGTCGCACCGCGGAGACCGATCTGCTGGGCAACCGGGTCAAGGCACTCGTGGCCACCTCGGCGCTGGGCATGGGCTTCGACAAGCCCGACCTGGGGTTCGTCATCCACCTGGGCGCGCCGCCCTCGCCGATCGCGTACTACCAGCAGGTCGGGCGCGCCGGGCGTGGCCTGTCGCAGGCCACGGTGGTGCTGCTGCCGGGCCGGGAGGACCGGGACATCTGGAACTACTTCGCCGGTCTGGCGTTCCCGGCCGAGCACCAGGTGCGGGTCACCCTCGACGCCCTGGCCGGGCGGGACGGGGCGATGTCCACCCAGCTCCTGGAGACCCAGGTCGATCTGAGCCGTTCCCGGCTGGAGATGATGCTGAAGGTGCTCGATGTCGACGGCGCCGTGCAGCGGGTGCGCGGTGGATGGGTCAGCACCGGGCAGCCGTGGCAGTACGACGAGGATCGGTACGAGCGGGTGCGGGCCACCCGTCGGGCCGAGGAGCAGTCGATGCTCGACTACGTCAGCACGCGCGGGTGCCGGATGCAGTTCCTGCGGCGCACGCTGGACGACGACACGGCCGGTACGTGTGGTCGCTGCGACCGGTGCGGCGGGGTGCAGCTCGACGTGCAGGTGCAGGGTTCCGACGTGGAGACCGCCGGTGAGGTGCTGAGCCGCCCGGGCGTGACGGTGGACGCGCGCCGGCAGTGGCCGAACGGCATGGCCGAACTCGGCGTGCCGCTGAAGGGCCGCATCGCGCCGGCGGAGCAGGCCGAGCCCGGCCGGGCCGTCGCCGGGGTGACCGACCTCGGGTGGGGCGCCCAGTTGCGCGAGCTCTTCGATCCCGGAACGCCCGACGGTGAGGTGCCGGTGCCCCTGCGCCACGCGATCGTGGCGGTGCTCGACAGCTGGGAGCTTCCCCAGGCGCCGGAGTGCATCGTCGTGATCGAGTCGCTGTCCCGGCCGAAGCTCGTGCGGCACCTCGCGGAAGGTCTGTCCAAGTATCTGCGGCTACCCATGGCCGCGAGCCTGGTGCCGGATCCGGCGTCCACCCCCGGGGAGGGCGCGGCCAACTCGGCCCAGCGGGTGAAGGCCGTCGCCGACCGCTACCAGCTCAACCTGGAGAACGACGGCATCGACGGGCGCTCGGTCCTGCTGATCGACGACCGCACGGTCACCGGGTGGACCCTGACGGTCGCCGCACGCCAGCTCCGGCGGGCAGGAGCTACCGCGGTGTTCCCCGTCGTGCTCGCCACGAACTGA
- a CDS encoding GGDEF domain-containing protein, with the protein MSPASLAPKAGDATSLGLPRLCLGFAVIHAVSSVLGLVMEVEYRGALIAVDGAAAVIFLLIGFMASTRRLPGWRRETAAAIVPILAATAACARAGLIEQYWPSAELILAAAAACVVSARNWFWSVLAACGALWVGCVITPVVRGGFTADDAARWMNMLLLIVAAGALATAVRRARTSAAMALVDAHRQVMEQSVKDSLTGVANRKGLELVARPMIDLARRQGHAVHALVVDVDTLRGINEEHGIKDGDAVLVAVAEALLTATRATDVVARWGGDEFVMIGPGTGTSPLEMERRIRSHLAEKVKLPREIWQGRVSAGIATLVPWDADELEGLLERAIQDLSLRRSLKRRAAARLKEEDDELANVPSPDLRESTPPADPEDRGGS; encoded by the coding sequence GTGAGTCCTGCCTCCCTCGCTCCCAAAGCCGGCGACGCCACCAGCCTCGGCCTCCCGCGTCTCTGCCTCGGCTTCGCCGTCATCCACGCCGTCAGCTCGGTGCTCGGCCTGGTCATGGAGGTCGAGTACCGCGGAGCCCTGATCGCTGTCGACGGGGCCGCGGCGGTGATCTTCCTGCTGATCGGATTCATGGCCTCGACCCGGCGCCTGCCCGGCTGGCGACGTGAGACCGCGGCGGCGATCGTCCCGATCCTCGCCGCGACGGCCGCCTGCGCCCGGGCCGGCCTGATCGAGCAATACTGGCCGTCCGCCGAGCTGATCCTCGCCGCGGCCGCCGCCTGCGTGGTCAGCGCCCGCAACTGGTTCTGGTCGGTGCTGGCCGCCTGCGGAGCGCTCTGGGTGGGCTGCGTGATCACCCCCGTCGTCCGCGGTGGCTTCACCGCCGACGACGCCGCCCGCTGGATGAACATGCTGCTGCTCATCGTCGCCGCCGGAGCCCTGGCCACGGCGGTACGCCGCGCCCGCACCAGCGCCGCCATGGCCCTGGTGGACGCACATCGTCAGGTGATGGAGCAGTCGGTGAAGGACTCGCTGACCGGCGTGGCCAACCGCAAGGGCCTCGAACTGGTCGCCCGGCCGATGATCGACCTGGCCCGTCGTCAGGGCCACGCCGTGCACGCACTGGTCGTGGACGTGGACACCCTGCGCGGGATCAACGAGGAACACGGCATCAAGGATGGCGACGCCGTTCTCGTGGCTGTGGCCGAGGCCCTGCTGACCGCCACCCGGGCCACCGACGTGGTCGCGCGATGGGGCGGCGACGAGTTCGTCATGATCGGCCCGGGCACCGGCACCTCCCCCCTGGAGATGGAACGCCGGATCCGCTCGCACCTCGCCGAGAAGGTGAAACTGCCGCGTGAGATCTGGCAAGGACGGGTCAGCGCCGGTATCGCCACCCTGGTGCCCTGGGACGCCGACGAACTCGAGGGCCTGCTGGAGCGCGCCATCCAGGACCTCTCGCTGCGCCGGTCACTGAAGCGCCGGGCCGCCGCCCGGCTCAAGGAGGAGGACGACGAACTCGCCAACGTCCCCTCGCCCGATCTCCGGGAGAGCACACCCCCGGCCGATCCTGAGGACAGAGGCGGTTCCTGA
- a CDS encoding DegV family protein — translation MAGPVAVVTDSTAYLPAAVSADLGVTVVPLQVVVGGISRPEDTGSGTDITFDAHDVVSALRANRTVTTSRPSPQVFVDTYRRLQARGFSAVVSVHLSGDISGTVEAARLAASEVKTDGFTVEVVDSRSLGMGLGFGVQAAVAAVAAGATVETVARVASRRSLNSSIYIYVDTLEFLRRGGRIGAATAWLGSALTIKPVLALADGRLEPLERVRTTARALTRLVELSVAEATGEGATTHMAVHHLSAPDRADEVAGRLREHLPAIGEIPVTEVGPVIGAHVGPGAVGVVVARDLDPLD, via the coding sequence ATGGCCGGTCCCGTCGCCGTCGTCACCGATTCCACCGCCTATCTGCCGGCCGCCGTGTCGGCCGACCTGGGCGTCACCGTGGTTCCCCTGCAGGTCGTCGTCGGCGGCATCTCCCGCCCCGAGGACACCGGTTCGGGTACCGACATCACGTTCGACGCGCACGACGTGGTGTCGGCACTGCGGGCGAACAGAACGGTGACGACCTCCCGCCCGTCCCCGCAGGTCTTCGTCGACACCTACCGCCGCCTGCAGGCCCGCGGATTCTCCGCCGTCGTCTCGGTACATCTGTCCGGCGACATCTCCGGCACGGTCGAGGCCGCCCGTCTGGCCGCGTCCGAGGTGAAGACCGACGGATTCACCGTGGAGGTCGTCGACTCCCGCTCCCTCGGCATGGGCCTGGGGTTCGGCGTCCAGGCGGCCGTCGCCGCCGTCGCCGCCGGGGCCACCGTGGAGACGGTCGCCCGGGTCGCCTCCCGCCGTTCGCTCAACAGCTCCATCTACATCTACGTCGACACCCTGGAATTCCTGCGCCGGGGCGGCCGGATCGGCGCCGCCACCGCCTGGCTGGGATCGGCACTCACCATCAAACCCGTTCTCGCGCTCGCCGACGGACGCCTCGAGCCGCTCGAGCGCGTCCGCACCACTGCGCGGGCCCTCACCCGGCTGGTCGAGCTGTCGGTCGCCGAGGCCACCGGGGAAGGGGCCACCACCCACATGGCCGTGCATCACCTGTCCGCCCCGGACCGGGCGGACGAGGTTGCCGGCCGGTTGCGCGAACACCTGCCCGCGATCGGGGAGATCCCGGTCACCGAGGTCGGGCCGGTCATCGGTGCGCACGTCGGGCCGGGGGCCGTCGGCGTGGTCGTGGCCCGGGACCTGGATCCTCTCGACTGA
- a CDS encoding ComEA family DNA-binding protein, translating to MKRLLEDSWRQAERGQAPDHGPWPDDWSSGGADAAPGQNSLRESLVREGLVRGRIRGGSRWEVPVRAAVAAAVLAFAVVVATGGLLLWGGEDDGVAIGASQPLVSISVVPTPMEDASAGIGRSPSPSAVGAGGVVPFRVHVVGQVRRPGVVSLAVDARVQDAIEAAGGATGRADLTRINLARKVIDGERLLVPKPGQKVPDEVPAPSAPGSASAGGGAPGAPVDLNTATVGELDALPGVGPVLAGRIVEWRQANGRFTTVDDLNEVSGIGDSTMEKLRPMVRV from the coding sequence TTGAAGCGGCTTCTCGAGGATTCGTGGCGTCAGGCCGAGCGCGGTCAGGCGCCTGATCACGGGCCCTGGCCCGACGACTGGTCCAGTGGTGGCGCCGATGCTGCACCGGGCCAGAACTCGCTGCGCGAGAGCCTGGTGCGAGAAGGCCTGGTGCGAGGGCGGATCCGTGGGGGTTCCCGGTGGGAGGTGCCGGTACGGGCCGCGGTCGCCGCGGCGGTGCTCGCGTTCGCCGTGGTGGTGGCCACGGGCGGCCTGCTGTTGTGGGGTGGTGAGGACGACGGGGTGGCCATCGGTGCGTCACAGCCCTTGGTGAGTATTTCCGTTGTACCGACCCCGATGGAGGACGCGTCTGCCGGCATCGGTCGGTCCCCGTCACCGAGCGCTGTGGGGGCAGGCGGGGTCGTGCCGTTCCGGGTTCACGTGGTCGGCCAGGTGCGGCGTCCCGGGGTGGTGTCGCTGGCGGTGGACGCCCGGGTGCAGGATGCGATCGAGGCGGCCGGGGGAGCGACGGGCAGGGCTGACCTGACCCGGATCAACCTGGCGCGCAAGGTGATTGATGGGGAACGCCTTCTGGTGCCGAAACCCGGGCAGAAGGTGCCGGACGAGGTACCGGCACCGTCGGCGCCCGGGTCCGCGTCGGCTGGAGGCGGGGCTCCCGGCGCGCCGGTGGACCTCAACACCGCCACGGTCGGCGAGCTCGATGCGCTGCCGGGGGTCGGGCCGGTGCTGGCCGGTCGGATCGTCGAGTGGCGTCAGGCCAACGGTCGGTTCACCACGGTCGACGACCTGAACGAGGTCTCGGGCATCGGTGACAGCACGATGGAGAAGCTGCGCCCGATGGTCCGGGTATGA